From one Triticum aestivum cultivar Chinese Spring chromosome 4B, IWGSC CS RefSeq v2.1, whole genome shotgun sequence genomic stretch:
- the LOC123089312 gene encoding arabinogalactan protein 1 translates to MARFAVLAAIIAVLAVAATAQGPMPAPRMAPLPAPPARSPATAPAPVATPPTAASPSPMASPPAPPTDAPTDAPSAMTPSAVSATPTGAPTSAPASSAVYSSAASFVAVAGAVAAAIMF, encoded by the coding sequence ATGGCTCGTTTCGCCGTGCTCGCGGCCATCATCGCggtcctcgccgtcgccgccaccgctcaGGGCCCCATGCCGGCGCCCAGGATGGCCCCGCTCCCCGCACCGCCGGCGAGGTCCCCGGCCACCGCCCCTGCGCCGGTCGCCACCCCGCCCACCGCCGCGTCGCCATCCCCGATGGCCTCGCCCCCGGCCCCGCCCACCGACGCGCCGACCGACGCTCCCTCGGCGATGACGCCGTCCGCAGTCTCCGCCACACCCACCGGCGCCCCCACCAGCGCCCCCGCGAGCTCCGCCGTGTACTCGTCCGCCGCCAgcttcgtcgccgtcgccggcgcggTCGCCGCCGCCATCATGTTCTAG
- the LOC123089313 gene encoding heavy metal-associated isoprenylated plant protein 43 translates to MSVVAKLPGIKSMAVDGEKGTLTVVGDVDVVCLASALRKAKFTAVVVSVGPEVEEKKPEPAKKPDEPKKPETPKPAPPCCCSGPGNACCPRPMPPYPGAAIVCYEEQPDGHCIIL, encoded by the exons ATGAGCGTCGTCGCTAAGCTCCCAG GTATCAAGTCGATGGCGGTGGACGGCGAGAAGGGGACGCTGACCGTGGTGGGGGACGTGGACGTGGTGTGCCTTGCGAGCGCGCTGCGGAAGGCCAAGTTCACGGCGGTTGTCGTCAGCGTCGGGCctgaggtggaggagaagaagccCGAGCCGGCCAAGAAGCCCGACGAACCAAAGAAGCCTGAAACGCCCAAGCCGGCGCCGCCCTGCTGCTGCTCCGGCCCCGGCAATGCATGCTGTCCCCGGCCGATGCCGCCGTACCCTGGCGCGGCCATCGTGTGCTACGAGGAGCAGCCCGACGGCCATTGCATCATCCTGTGA
- the LOC123089314 gene encoding arabinogalactan protein 1, with protein MARFAVVAAIIALLAVATAAQGPMPAPRMAPLPAPPARSPATAPAPVATSPTAASPSPMASPPAPPTDAPTDAPSAMTPSAVSATPSGAPTGTPASSAVYSSAASFVAVAGAVAVAVMF; from the coding sequence ATGGCTCGCTTCGCCGTGGTCGCCGCAATCATCGCCCTCCTTGCCGTCGCCACCGCCGCGCAGGGCCCCATGCCGGCGCCCAGGATGGCCCCACTACCGGCGCCTCCGGCGAGGTCCCCGGCCACTGCCCCTGCGCCTGTCGCCACCTCGCCCACCGCCGCGTCGCCGTCCCCGATGGCCTCTCCCCCGGCCCCGCCCACCGACGCGCCGACTGACGCTCCCTCAGCGATGACGCCGTCCGCGGTCTCCGCCACACCCTCCGGTGCCCCCACCGGCACTCCCGCAAGCTCTGCAGTGTACTCGTCCGCCGCCAGCTTCGTCGCAGTCGCCGGAGCGGTCGCCGTAGCCGTCATGTTCTAG